A window from Drosophila subobscura isolate 14011-0131.10 chromosome O, UCBerk_Dsub_1.0, whole genome shotgun sequence encodes these proteins:
- the LOC117899473 gene encoding calcium-dependent protein kinase 24, giving the protein MAVVRPTVRPMKAVRVCFLRNGDPHFRGVTLSVSRYHYNDFDILLGHVTKALHSHVVLSSAIEYIWRIDGTPISFLDSFLDGDVVVCCCRYESFSKMDYSVNRHFGRLQAAIRRWKVCKEALPKDLSDSILLYVDKRQSLVSNERTAICMAEPKSKQMGSCIVKVVNEAFMQSLDAKYKEMEIMRKLQSHPNVVDLIFTVHRPKDSHTFLVMECMACSVQDLRKLHGSIPEPTAKRIMRDVVCGLTHIHGCHGAGNADFDFLVAKIADFGAAIYFKERAAEDYVGTPKYIAPEMIIGTGYDYRVDTWAVGVTLFCMLFDEEPFGKGCKEPDAICHEIVARGHTFPLELKDSVSKDAKDLIDELLMKNPSFRPTSAEISKHPFMLREIITDFKALEKIAAASFISGLYLYLYLYLYLYLYLRASPICSVVRSTSLC; this is encoded by the exons ATGGCAGTGGTCAGGCCAACGGTTAGACCGATGAAGGCGGTTCGTGTCTGTTTCCTCCGAAATGGGGATCCACACTTCAGGGGCGTCACACTGTCCGTGTCCCGGTACCACTACAACGACTTTGACATACTCTTGGGGCACGTCACCAAAGCCCTGCACTCACATGTGGTGCTGTCATCGGCAATCGAATATATTTGGCGCATCGATGGCACACCGATAAGCTTTCTGGACTCCTTTCTGGACGGGGACGttgtcgtctgctgctgccggtacGAGAGCTTCAGCAAAATGGACTACTCTGTTAACAGACATTTTGGGCGGCTGCAGGCGGCGATCCGTCGCTGGAAGGTCTGTAAAGAAGCACTGCCCAAGGACCTTTCCGACTCCATTTTGCTCTACGTGGACAAACGCCAAAGTTTGGTTAGCAATGAGAGGACCGCCATCTGCATGGCTGAGCCCAAGTCGAAGCAAATGGGCAGCTGCATTGTCAAGGTGGTGAACGAGGCGTTCATGCAGAGTCTCGATGCCAAGTACAAAGAGATGGAGATCATGCGCAAGCTGCAGTCCCATCCGAACGTCGTTGATCTGATATTCACCGTGCACAGGCCGAAGGACTCCCACACCTTCCTTGTGATGGAGTGCATGGCCTGTAGCGTGCAAGATTTGAGGAAGCTGCACGGCAGCATTCCCGAGCCCACAGCCAAGCGGATCATGCGAGACGTCGTCTGTGGCCTGACCCACATTCAC GGATGTCATGGTGCTGGCAATGCGGACTTCGATTTTTTGGTTGCTAAGATTGCAGACTTTGGAGCGGCCATTTATTTCAAGGAAAGAGCGGCGGAGGACTACGTTGGGACACCAAAGTACATAGCTCCCGAGATGATTATTGGCACCGGATACGACTACCGAGTGGATACCTGGGCCGTCGGGGTCACTCTCTTTTGCATGTTGTTCGATGAGGAACCCTTTGGAAAGGGGTGCAAGGAGCCTGATGCCATCTGCCACGAAATTGTGGCTCGTGGGCATACATTTCCCTTGGAACTTAAGGACAGTGTCAGCAAGGATGCCAAGGATCTGATTGATGAGCTGTTGATGAAGAACCCAAGCTTCCGCCCTACTTCCGCTGAGATTTCCAAGCATCCTTTTATGCTCAGGGAAATCATAACAGATTTTAAAGCATTagaaaaaat AGCAGCCGCCAGTTTTATCTCTGGgctctatctctatctgtatctgtatctgtatctctatctgtatctgagaGCATCGCCAATCTGCAGTGTGGTGCGGAGTACTTCTCTTTGCTga
- the LOC117897652 gene encoding esterase B1 isoform X3 produces the protein MHYSNLFTQPRSKRTMTSARRSAGPRPPPSMLCLLLLSLVTLLLWEESTSIAIAPSTFGTAIARAGKISNQLKETTAWKTLTSHPNSLVQLLPSRAMRVVQEVVRSLRKEREIVATTTLGKVRGRFQKYRSGERGGYYSFKGMRYGAAPIGARRFRSAEPEKPWSGIRDASREGQSCPHKNMILDTFKGDEDCLFVNVFTTRMPKEDEDSSESSRRPVMVWLHGGGFSFGSGNAFLYGPDYLVAEDIVLVTLNYRLGPLGFLTAGPDAPGNQGLKDQVLALKWVRDNIAAFGGDPAQVTVFGESAGASSVQLLLLSPMAKGLFHRAISQSGSALNPWSMSANSSKRASQLAANLGYVGANRTEEILDFLRRVPAMKLVEAAPTTITAEDQRNNIGLPFVPNVEGYWNQDSEEEQFYEQPFITQHPSDMYHEQNFNSDVAYMTGYNTHEAMLFIRRLRKNPQLLGIIENDFGRLVPQDLNATHVHDRVTREIRSFYLGNKRVGIESVDEMIALLTDLMFLQGIRRTARNHAKYGSAPVYMYRFSFDGSLGLYKRMLGIPRPGVCHGDELGYLFKFGFFNLSLDPKSLEVQVKNRMVRMWTNFAKYGTPTPYVEDPYLTTKWAPIDPSNVMNSLNYLDISGTLAMKTNPEPERQRFWDEMYQHYNGAAM, from the exons ATGCATTATTCGAATCTGTTTACCCAGCCAAGATCCAAGCGCACCATGACATCCGCCAGACGGTCAGCGGGTCCGCGACCCCCGCCTTCGatgctctgcctgctgctgctctccctgGTGACACTTCTGCTCTGGGAGGAGAGCACCTCCATAGCCATTGCCCCGTCCACATTTGGCACAGCCATAGCACGTGCCGGAAAGATCTCCAACCAACTAAAG GAGACGACGGCCTGGAAGACCCTGACCTCGCATCCGAATTCGcttgtccagctgctgccttcGCGGGCGATGCGCGTGGTCCAGGAGGTGGTGCGATCTCTGCGG AAGGAGCGTGAGATTGTGGCCACCACAACGCTGGGCAAGGTGAGGGGACGCTTCCAGAAGTACCGCTCTGGGGAGAGAGGAGGCTACTACAGCTTCAAGGGAATGCGCTACGGAGCGGCACCCATCGGAGCCAGAAG ATTCCGCTCGGCAGAGCCGGAGAAGCCATGGTCTGGCATCCGCGATGCCTCCAGGGAGGGCCAGAGCTGTCCGCACAAGAACATGATCCTCGACACGTTTAAGGGAGACGAGGATTGCCTGTTCGTCAACGTGTTCACCACCCGCATGCCCAAGGAGGACGAGGACTCCAGCGAGTCAAGCAGACGGCCAGTGATGGTGTGGCTGCATGGCGGCGGCTTCTCCTTCGGCTCGGGCAATGCCTTCCTCTACGGACCCGACTACCTGGTCGCGGAGGACATTGTTCTCGTTACGCTTAATTACAGACTGGGTCCACTGGGATTCCTTACGGCTGGACCCGATGCGCCCGGCAATCAGGGACTGAAGGATCAGGTGCTGGCCCTCAAGTGGGTGCGCGACAACATTGCGGCCTTCGGGGGCGATCCCGCTCAAGTGACCGTCTTCGGGGAGTCTGCAGGCGCTTCCtcggtgcagctgctgctgctgtcgcccaTGGCCAAGGGCTTGTTCCACCGCGCCATCTCGCAGAGTGGCTCCGCCCTGAATCCCTGGTCCATGTCCGCCAATTCCAGCAAGAGGGCCTCCCAACTGGCTGCCAATCTGGGCTACGTGGGTGCCAACAGAACAGAGGAAATCCTGGACTTTCTGCGCCGCGTGCCAGCAATGAAGTTGGTGGAGGCAGCGCCGACAACCATCACGGCAGAGGATCAGCGCAACAACATCGGACTGCCCTTCGTGCCGAATGTCGAGGGTTACTGGAACCAGGActccgaggaggagcagttcTACGAGCAGCCTTTCATCACCCAGCATCCCAGTGACATGTACCACGAGCAGAACTTCAACAGCGATGTGGCCTACATGACGGGCTACAACACCCACGAGGCAATGCTCTTCATAAGAA GATTGCGAAAGAATCCGCAGCTGCTGGGCATAATCGAGAACGACTTTGGACGCCTGGTGCCACAGGACTTGAATGCCACGCATGTCCATGACAGGGTCACCCGTGAGATACGCTCCTTCTATCTGGGGAACAAGCGTGTGGGCATTGAGTCCGTAGATGAGATGATAGCG CTCCTCACTGATCTCATGTTCCTGCAAGGAATTCGCCGCACAGCCCGTAATCATGCCAAATATGGGAGTGCTCCCGTCTACATGTACCGCTTCTCCTTCGATGGCTCTCTGGGGTTGTACAAGCGCATGCTGGGCATTCCCCGTCCGGGGGTGTGTCATGGCGATGAGCTGGGATACCTATTCAAGTTTGGTTTCTTCAACCTGAGCCTGGACCCCAAGTCGCTGGAGGTGCAGGTCAAGAATCGCATGGTGCGCATGTGGACGAATTTCGCCAAATACGG CACACCCACGCCCTATGTCGAGGATCCGTATTTGACCACCAAGTGGGCGCCAATCGATCCATCGAATGTGATGAACAGCCTCAACTATCTGGACATCTCGGGAACGCTTGCCATGAAGACGAATCCAGAGCCGGAACGACAGAGGTTCTGGGACGAGATGTATCAGCATTATAATGGTGCTGCCATGTAA
- the LOC117897652 gene encoding esterase B1 isoform X1, translating into MPCRRHLACGATIAGLVLATALIVFAICVQRPNESGNRMKTERKSPNEPPAAVWGVPGSESESESAIGDLQDSRAKAFFLIDTSTTTARTISANTTTTAPTAATDSSSGSLDMARSTTETTAWKTLTSHPNSLVQLLPSRAMRVVQEVVRSLRQKEREIVATTTLGKVRGRFQKYRSGERGGYYSFKGMRYGAAPIGARRFRSAEPEKPWSGIRDASREGQSCPHKNMILDTFKGDEDCLFVNVFTTRMPKEDEDSSESSRRPVMVWLHGGGFSFGSGNAFLYGPDYLVAEDIVLVTLNYRLGPLGFLTAGPDAPGNQGLKDQVLALKWVRDNIAAFGGDPAQVTVFGESAGASSVQLLLLSPMAKGLFHRAISQSGSALNPWSMSANSSKRASQLAANLGYVGANRTEEILDFLRRVPAMKLVEAAPTTITAEDQRNNIGLPFVPNVEGYWNQDSEEEQFYEQPFITQHPSDMYHEQNFNSDVAYMTGYNTHEAMLFIRRLRKNPQLLGIIENDFGRLVPQDLNATHVHDRVTREIRSFYLGNKRVGIESVDEMIALLTDLMFLQGIRRTARNHAKYGSAPVYMYRFSFDGSLGLYKRMLGIPRPGVCHGDELGYLFKFGFFNLSLDPKSLEVQVKNRMVRMWTNFAKYGTPTPYVEDPYLTTKWAPIDPSNVMNSLNYLDISGTLAMKTNPEPERQRFWDEMYQHYNGAAM; encoded by the exons ATGCCCTGTCGCCGCCATTTGGCCTGTGGAGCTACCATCGCGGGCCTTGTGCTGGCCACTGCTCTAATTGTGtttgcaatttgtgtgcaGCGACCGAATGAATCCGGCAATCGAATGAAAACCGAGAGAAAGTCCCCAAATGAGCCTCCAGCCGCTGTTTGGGGCGTGCCGGggtcggagtcagagtcagagtcggctATCGGTGATTTGCAAGATTCGCGAGCCAAAGCATTTTTTTTAATCGACACATCCACAACAACAGCCCGAACAATATCCGCAaacacaacgacaacagcgCCAACTGCCGCAACGGACAGCTCTTCCGGGTCACTGGACATGGCCCGTTCTACCACG GAGACGACGGCCTGGAAGACCCTGACCTCGCATCCGAATTCGcttgtccagctgctgccttcGCGGGCGATGCGCGTGGTCCAGGAGGTGGTGCGATCTCTGCGG CAGAAGGAGCGTGAGATTGTGGCCACCACAACGCTGGGCAAGGTGAGGGGACGCTTCCAGAAGTACCGCTCTGGGGAGAGAGGAGGCTACTACAGCTTCAAGGGAATGCGCTACGGAGCGGCACCCATCGGAGCCAGAAG ATTCCGCTCGGCAGAGCCGGAGAAGCCATGGTCTGGCATCCGCGATGCCTCCAGGGAGGGCCAGAGCTGTCCGCACAAGAACATGATCCTCGACACGTTTAAGGGAGACGAGGATTGCCTGTTCGTCAACGTGTTCACCACCCGCATGCCCAAGGAGGACGAGGACTCCAGCGAGTCAAGCAGACGGCCAGTGATGGTGTGGCTGCATGGCGGCGGCTTCTCCTTCGGCTCGGGCAATGCCTTCCTCTACGGACCCGACTACCTGGTCGCGGAGGACATTGTTCTCGTTACGCTTAATTACAGACTGGGTCCACTGGGATTCCTTACGGCTGGACCCGATGCGCCCGGCAATCAGGGACTGAAGGATCAGGTGCTGGCCCTCAAGTGGGTGCGCGACAACATTGCGGCCTTCGGGGGCGATCCCGCTCAAGTGACCGTCTTCGGGGAGTCTGCAGGCGCTTCCtcggtgcagctgctgctgctgtcgcccaTGGCCAAGGGCTTGTTCCACCGCGCCATCTCGCAGAGTGGCTCCGCCCTGAATCCCTGGTCCATGTCCGCCAATTCCAGCAAGAGGGCCTCCCAACTGGCTGCCAATCTGGGCTACGTGGGTGCCAACAGAACAGAGGAAATCCTGGACTTTCTGCGCCGCGTGCCAGCAATGAAGTTGGTGGAGGCAGCGCCGACAACCATCACGGCAGAGGATCAGCGCAACAACATCGGACTGCCCTTCGTGCCGAATGTCGAGGGTTACTGGAACCAGGActccgaggaggagcagttcTACGAGCAGCCTTTCATCACCCAGCATCCCAGTGACATGTACCACGAGCAGAACTTCAACAGCGATGTGGCCTACATGACGGGCTACAACACCCACGAGGCAATGCTCTTCATAAGAA GATTGCGAAAGAATCCGCAGCTGCTGGGCATAATCGAGAACGACTTTGGACGCCTGGTGCCACAGGACTTGAATGCCACGCATGTCCATGACAGGGTCACCCGTGAGATACGCTCCTTCTATCTGGGGAACAAGCGTGTGGGCATTGAGTCCGTAGATGAGATGATAGCG CTCCTCACTGATCTCATGTTCCTGCAAGGAATTCGCCGCACAGCCCGTAATCATGCCAAATATGGGAGTGCTCCCGTCTACATGTACCGCTTCTCCTTCGATGGCTCTCTGGGGTTGTACAAGCGCATGCTGGGCATTCCCCGTCCGGGGGTGTGTCATGGCGATGAGCTGGGATACCTATTCAAGTTTGGTTTCTTCAACCTGAGCCTGGACCCCAAGTCGCTGGAGGTGCAGGTCAAGAATCGCATGGTGCGCATGTGGACGAATTTCGCCAAATACGG CACACCCACGCCCTATGTCGAGGATCCGTATTTGACCACCAAGTGGGCGCCAATCGATCCATCGAATGTGATGAACAGCCTCAACTATCTGGACATCTCGGGAACGCTTGCCATGAAGACGAATCCAGAGCCGGAACGACAGAGGTTCTGGGACGAGATGTATCAGCATTATAATGGTGCTGCCATGTAA
- the LOC117897652 gene encoding esterase B1 isoform X2 produces MPCRRHLACGATIAGLVLATALIVFAICVQRPNESGNRMKTERKSPNEPPAAVWGVPGSESESESAIGDLQDSRAKAFFLIDTSTTTARTISANTTTTAPTAATDSSSGSLDMARSTTETTAWKTLTSHPNSLVQLLPSRAMRVVQEVVRSLRKEREIVATTTLGKVRGRFQKYRSGERGGYYSFKGMRYGAAPIGARRFRSAEPEKPWSGIRDASREGQSCPHKNMILDTFKGDEDCLFVNVFTTRMPKEDEDSSESSRRPVMVWLHGGGFSFGSGNAFLYGPDYLVAEDIVLVTLNYRLGPLGFLTAGPDAPGNQGLKDQVLALKWVRDNIAAFGGDPAQVTVFGESAGASSVQLLLLSPMAKGLFHRAISQSGSALNPWSMSANSSKRASQLAANLGYVGANRTEEILDFLRRVPAMKLVEAAPTTITAEDQRNNIGLPFVPNVEGYWNQDSEEEQFYEQPFITQHPSDMYHEQNFNSDVAYMTGYNTHEAMLFIRRLRKNPQLLGIIENDFGRLVPQDLNATHVHDRVTREIRSFYLGNKRVGIESVDEMIALLTDLMFLQGIRRTARNHAKYGSAPVYMYRFSFDGSLGLYKRMLGIPRPGVCHGDELGYLFKFGFFNLSLDPKSLEVQVKNRMVRMWTNFAKYGTPTPYVEDPYLTTKWAPIDPSNVMNSLNYLDISGTLAMKTNPEPERQRFWDEMYQHYNGAAM; encoded by the exons ATGCCCTGTCGCCGCCATTTGGCCTGTGGAGCTACCATCGCGGGCCTTGTGCTGGCCACTGCTCTAATTGTGtttgcaatttgtgtgcaGCGACCGAATGAATCCGGCAATCGAATGAAAACCGAGAGAAAGTCCCCAAATGAGCCTCCAGCCGCTGTTTGGGGCGTGCCGGggtcggagtcagagtcagagtcggctATCGGTGATTTGCAAGATTCGCGAGCCAAAGCATTTTTTTTAATCGACACATCCACAACAACAGCCCGAACAATATCCGCAaacacaacgacaacagcgCCAACTGCCGCAACGGACAGCTCTTCCGGGTCACTGGACATGGCCCGTTCTACCACG GAGACGACGGCCTGGAAGACCCTGACCTCGCATCCGAATTCGcttgtccagctgctgccttcGCGGGCGATGCGCGTGGTCCAGGAGGTGGTGCGATCTCTGCGG AAGGAGCGTGAGATTGTGGCCACCACAACGCTGGGCAAGGTGAGGGGACGCTTCCAGAAGTACCGCTCTGGGGAGAGAGGAGGCTACTACAGCTTCAAGGGAATGCGCTACGGAGCGGCACCCATCGGAGCCAGAAG ATTCCGCTCGGCAGAGCCGGAGAAGCCATGGTCTGGCATCCGCGATGCCTCCAGGGAGGGCCAGAGCTGTCCGCACAAGAACATGATCCTCGACACGTTTAAGGGAGACGAGGATTGCCTGTTCGTCAACGTGTTCACCACCCGCATGCCCAAGGAGGACGAGGACTCCAGCGAGTCAAGCAGACGGCCAGTGATGGTGTGGCTGCATGGCGGCGGCTTCTCCTTCGGCTCGGGCAATGCCTTCCTCTACGGACCCGACTACCTGGTCGCGGAGGACATTGTTCTCGTTACGCTTAATTACAGACTGGGTCCACTGGGATTCCTTACGGCTGGACCCGATGCGCCCGGCAATCAGGGACTGAAGGATCAGGTGCTGGCCCTCAAGTGGGTGCGCGACAACATTGCGGCCTTCGGGGGCGATCCCGCTCAAGTGACCGTCTTCGGGGAGTCTGCAGGCGCTTCCtcggtgcagctgctgctgctgtcgcccaTGGCCAAGGGCTTGTTCCACCGCGCCATCTCGCAGAGTGGCTCCGCCCTGAATCCCTGGTCCATGTCCGCCAATTCCAGCAAGAGGGCCTCCCAACTGGCTGCCAATCTGGGCTACGTGGGTGCCAACAGAACAGAGGAAATCCTGGACTTTCTGCGCCGCGTGCCAGCAATGAAGTTGGTGGAGGCAGCGCCGACAACCATCACGGCAGAGGATCAGCGCAACAACATCGGACTGCCCTTCGTGCCGAATGTCGAGGGTTACTGGAACCAGGActccgaggaggagcagttcTACGAGCAGCCTTTCATCACCCAGCATCCCAGTGACATGTACCACGAGCAGAACTTCAACAGCGATGTGGCCTACATGACGGGCTACAACACCCACGAGGCAATGCTCTTCATAAGAA GATTGCGAAAGAATCCGCAGCTGCTGGGCATAATCGAGAACGACTTTGGACGCCTGGTGCCACAGGACTTGAATGCCACGCATGTCCATGACAGGGTCACCCGTGAGATACGCTCCTTCTATCTGGGGAACAAGCGTGTGGGCATTGAGTCCGTAGATGAGATGATAGCG CTCCTCACTGATCTCATGTTCCTGCAAGGAATTCGCCGCACAGCCCGTAATCATGCCAAATATGGGAGTGCTCCCGTCTACATGTACCGCTTCTCCTTCGATGGCTCTCTGGGGTTGTACAAGCGCATGCTGGGCATTCCCCGTCCGGGGGTGTGTCATGGCGATGAGCTGGGATACCTATTCAAGTTTGGTTTCTTCAACCTGAGCCTGGACCCCAAGTCGCTGGAGGTGCAGGTCAAGAATCGCATGGTGCGCATGTGGACGAATTTCGCCAAATACGG CACACCCACGCCCTATGTCGAGGATCCGTATTTGACCACCAAGTGGGCGCCAATCGATCCATCGAATGTGATGAACAGCCTCAACTATCTGGACATCTCGGGAACGCTTGCCATGAAGACGAATCCAGAGCCGGAACGACAGAGGTTCTGGGACGAGATGTATCAGCATTATAATGGTGCTGCCATGTAA
- the LOC117897652 gene encoding esterase B1 isoform X4 produces the protein MTSARRSAGPRPPPSMLCLLLLSLVTLLLWEESTSIAIAPSTFGTAIARAGKISNQLKETTAWKTLTSHPNSLVQLLPSRAMRVVQEVVRSLRQKEREIVATTTLGKVRGRFQKYRSGERGGYYSFKGMRYGAAPIGARRFRSAEPEKPWSGIRDASREGQSCPHKNMILDTFKGDEDCLFVNVFTTRMPKEDEDSSESSRRPVMVWLHGGGFSFGSGNAFLYGPDYLVAEDIVLVTLNYRLGPLGFLTAGPDAPGNQGLKDQVLALKWVRDNIAAFGGDPAQVTVFGESAGASSVQLLLLSPMAKGLFHRAISQSGSALNPWSMSANSSKRASQLAANLGYVGANRTEEILDFLRRVPAMKLVEAAPTTITAEDQRNNIGLPFVPNVEGYWNQDSEEEQFYEQPFITQHPSDMYHEQNFNSDVAYMTGYNTHEAMLFIRRLRKNPQLLGIIENDFGRLVPQDLNATHVHDRVTREIRSFYLGNKRVGIESVDEMIALLTDLMFLQGIRRTARNHAKYGSAPVYMYRFSFDGSLGLYKRMLGIPRPGVCHGDELGYLFKFGFFNLSLDPKSLEVQVKNRMVRMWTNFAKYGTPTPYVEDPYLTTKWAPIDPSNVMNSLNYLDISGTLAMKTNPEPERQRFWDEMYQHYNGAAM, from the exons ATGACATCCGCCAGACGGTCAGCGGGTCCGCGACCCCCGCCTTCGatgctctgcctgctgctgctctccctgGTGACACTTCTGCTCTGGGAGGAGAGCACCTCCATAGCCATTGCCCCGTCCACATTTGGCACAGCCATAGCACGTGCCGGAAAGATCTCCAACCAACTAAAG GAGACGACGGCCTGGAAGACCCTGACCTCGCATCCGAATTCGcttgtccagctgctgccttcGCGGGCGATGCGCGTGGTCCAGGAGGTGGTGCGATCTCTGCGG CAGAAGGAGCGTGAGATTGTGGCCACCACAACGCTGGGCAAGGTGAGGGGACGCTTCCAGAAGTACCGCTCTGGGGAGAGAGGAGGCTACTACAGCTTCAAGGGAATGCGCTACGGAGCGGCACCCATCGGAGCCAGAAG ATTCCGCTCGGCAGAGCCGGAGAAGCCATGGTCTGGCATCCGCGATGCCTCCAGGGAGGGCCAGAGCTGTCCGCACAAGAACATGATCCTCGACACGTTTAAGGGAGACGAGGATTGCCTGTTCGTCAACGTGTTCACCACCCGCATGCCCAAGGAGGACGAGGACTCCAGCGAGTCAAGCAGACGGCCAGTGATGGTGTGGCTGCATGGCGGCGGCTTCTCCTTCGGCTCGGGCAATGCCTTCCTCTACGGACCCGACTACCTGGTCGCGGAGGACATTGTTCTCGTTACGCTTAATTACAGACTGGGTCCACTGGGATTCCTTACGGCTGGACCCGATGCGCCCGGCAATCAGGGACTGAAGGATCAGGTGCTGGCCCTCAAGTGGGTGCGCGACAACATTGCGGCCTTCGGGGGCGATCCCGCTCAAGTGACCGTCTTCGGGGAGTCTGCAGGCGCTTCCtcggtgcagctgctgctgctgtcgcccaTGGCCAAGGGCTTGTTCCACCGCGCCATCTCGCAGAGTGGCTCCGCCCTGAATCCCTGGTCCATGTCCGCCAATTCCAGCAAGAGGGCCTCCCAACTGGCTGCCAATCTGGGCTACGTGGGTGCCAACAGAACAGAGGAAATCCTGGACTTTCTGCGCCGCGTGCCAGCAATGAAGTTGGTGGAGGCAGCGCCGACAACCATCACGGCAGAGGATCAGCGCAACAACATCGGACTGCCCTTCGTGCCGAATGTCGAGGGTTACTGGAACCAGGActccgaggaggagcagttcTACGAGCAGCCTTTCATCACCCAGCATCCCAGTGACATGTACCACGAGCAGAACTTCAACAGCGATGTGGCCTACATGACGGGCTACAACACCCACGAGGCAATGCTCTTCATAAGAA GATTGCGAAAGAATCCGCAGCTGCTGGGCATAATCGAGAACGACTTTGGACGCCTGGTGCCACAGGACTTGAATGCCACGCATGTCCATGACAGGGTCACCCGTGAGATACGCTCCTTCTATCTGGGGAACAAGCGTGTGGGCATTGAGTCCGTAGATGAGATGATAGCG CTCCTCACTGATCTCATGTTCCTGCAAGGAATTCGCCGCACAGCCCGTAATCATGCCAAATATGGGAGTGCTCCCGTCTACATGTACCGCTTCTCCTTCGATGGCTCTCTGGGGTTGTACAAGCGCATGCTGGGCATTCCCCGTCCGGGGGTGTGTCATGGCGATGAGCTGGGATACCTATTCAAGTTTGGTTTCTTCAACCTGAGCCTGGACCCCAAGTCGCTGGAGGTGCAGGTCAAGAATCGCATGGTGCGCATGTGGACGAATTTCGCCAAATACGG CACACCCACGCCCTATGTCGAGGATCCGTATTTGACCACCAAGTGGGCGCCAATCGATCCATCGAATGTGATGAACAGCCTCAACTATCTGGACATCTCGGGAACGCTTGCCATGAAGACGAATCCAGAGCCGGAACGACAGAGGTTCTGGGACGAGATGTATCAGCATTATAATGGTGCTGCCATGTAA